The segment CTTCATACCACTTAGTCACTGTACCACAAATATTATTACAGCAGACTAAAAAATCTGGTTTCGGACTGGCACTACCCATAATAGGTCCCTTTCCAGAAAGTACAGAACCGATATCGGTTCTGGCATAGGAACATAAATCACGAGAAAAGCCTTGTTCTTCTGCCACTGCACAAATTTCATCTGATATTTTCATTGTCCCAGCCATAGCAGCGACATTTTCAGGATAGATAGGGATTACACCTCCTGCATGTAAAATTTCTACAGGTCCACCACTGGTAATCCATGCGATTTTCTGACTTGGGTCGTTCTCTGCGGCTTTAGCCATCATATAGTAGAAACCCATTAACTCTTTCATCTTTGCAGTTGAACGAATTGGAACTCGCTGACTCATAAAATTTATTTTTCCTTCTTTATATATTTTGTGTTATTTTGTTCATTGTCTCATTATTTTTCTTAACCCATTCTAAGCCTATTATACTTGCCCCTAAAGCCCCTATGATTTGGGGTTCTTCAGGCACAATCAATTCTTGCTTTAATACTTTCGAGAGCCAACTTACAACACCTTTGTTCTTCGCTACCCCTCCAGTCATCATAATTGGTGGTGTAATACCTACCCGCGAAGCCAAACCATATACCCTTTCCGCAATTGCACGACATAAACCAGAGACAACCGATGGTATCTCTTCCCCTTGAGCCAGCAATGAAATAACCTCACTTTCTGCAAAAACTGTACATGTAGAGGAAATTTTAGAACATTTCTCAGAGCGAAGTGCCATATCCCCCATTTCATCCAGATGGATTCCAAGTGTTCGTGCCATTACTTCTAAAAAACGACCTGTTCCTGCGGCACATTTATCATTCATTTCAAAACGACCCACTTGCCCATCAGATTCAAGCAAAATTGCTTTCGAGTCCTGACCACCAATGTCAATTACAAACCGAATATCGGGCATTGTTATATACGCACCTTTGGCATGACACGTAATTTCTGTCAAACTTTTTGTTTTATTCTGAACAATATCTCTGCCATAGCCTGTGGTAATTATCGCTTTAACCGATTCTTCTACTACACCAGTTTTAGATAGCACTTCCTTCTTCACATCCTCAGCAGACTGAACTAATCTTCCCCCTGTAGGGCGAACTGCATAGGCACATTTTTTCCCTTCATTATCAACAAGTACCGCTTTTGCGGTTGCGGAGCCTATATCAAGTCCTATTACGAAATAATCGCTCATGGCTGAAACACATTACCTATTATTTAAAGTTTCAACAAATGCTTCGACCCGTGTACGGAATGCCTCTGGAACAGGCTGATTTTGTTCTACTTCAAGAAGTAGACTGGGGATACCTTCTTGTTCCAACCTTTTACGGAGGTATGGGTAGTTAAAAGCATACGGGTCGCAGAATTTTGTTTGAAGAAATATTACACCATCAATGTTTCCTGCCTTTACCTTCTCAATATAAATCTCCGCAGGGTCATAGCCAGGTTTATGAAACGCAGGACAAGGTATACGGGAAAGATACATTTGTGCTAACATATCAATGGGTTCTCCTTGTGGTACAGGTGGGAGGACATAAGACCTTGACCCCATACACAAATCATCGTTGCAAACTAAAGCACCCACTGCTTCTATAGACTGGATAAATCCTTGTGCTTGACAAACGCTACCACCAACTAAAATACGAGGTCTCTTTATCTCCTGAGGAGGTACATTTTCCAACGTTTTAATTAAATCTTCCAACAATGTATTGTGTTCCTCCTTCTTCATCAAGAAAGAAGAAAGAACCACTACAAACATCTCCGTCCCTGTCATTAGCGAAGGATTTGCCTGTCTTAATTGATATAAGCGGTTCATATTATTTCTATGTCGTTCGTAAAGCCTCATACTTTCTAAAAGTCTTTCATCTGTTATTTTATCTCCTGAGATTCTTTCAACTTCTTCTTTTACTCGGACTAATTCACGCTTCAAATAAGTAAGTGCAATTTCTCCCGCATTTAAATTAGGAGTAGACACAATAATAACAGGAATTCCCTCTACTCGTCTTCTCCATACCTCTGCC is part of the Candidatus Hydrogenedens sp. genome and harbors:
- a CDS encoding acyl-CoA dehydratase activase; this encodes MSDYFVIGLDIGSATAKAVLVDNEGKKCAYAVRPTGGRLVQSAEDVKKEVLSKTGVVEESVKAIITTGYGRDIVQNKTKSLTEITCHAKGAYITMPDIRFVIDIGGQDSKAILLESDGQVGRFEMNDKCAAGTGRFLEVMARTLGIHLDEMGDMALRSEKCSKISSTCTVFAESEVISLLAQGEEIPSVVSGLCRAIAERVYGLASRVGITPPIMMTGGVAKNKGVVSWLSKVLKQELIVPEEPQIIGALGASIIGLEWVKKNNETMNKITQNI
- a CDS encoding 2-hydroxyacyl-CoA dehydratase family protein, producing the protein MGLDVNDLFHLFTKVQDDLYYFAKKAKQGGEKIAGFLCTYSPQELFHAGGYFPVRVIGGEGGTPLADQWLQPYACSFAKSVLNLGLTGDFSFLDLVVFSHTCDTMQNLAEVWRRRVEGIPVIIVSTPNLNAGEIALTYLKRELVRVKEEVERISGDKITDERLLESMRLYERHRNNMNRLYQLRQANPSLMTGTEMFVVVLSSFLMKKEEHNTLLEDLIKTLENVPPQEIKRPRILVGGSVCQAQGFIQSIEAVGALVCNDDLCMGSRSYVLPPVPQGEPIDMLAQMYLSRIPCPAFHKPGYDPAEIYIEKVKAGNIDGVIFLQTKFCDPYAFNYPYLRKRLEQEGIPSLLLEVEQNQPVPEAFRTRVEAFVETLNNR